The genomic window CTTGCTCGAGAGCCCCCAGGCCGCCTCCACCGAGATGTAGGGGTCGTAGCCTATCACCTCCATCTCGAGGGACACGGCCGCGTTCGCCACCATCACCCCGATGGAACCGAGGCCGATCACCCCCAGCTTCTTGCCCTTGATCTCGGGCCCCGTGAACCGTGATTTCTCCTTCTCCACCAGCTCGGACACCCTGTCGCCCTCATCCGCGATCGAGCGCACCCACTCCACGGCCCTGATGATCTTGCGGGAGGCGATGAGCAGGCCCGCGATCACGAGCTCCTTCACGCTGTTCGCATTGGCGCCCGGTGTGTTGAAGACCACGATTCCCCGTTCGGTACACCTTTCCACAGGAATGTTGTTCACCCCAGCCCCTGCCCGTGCGATGGCGAGCACCGAAGAGGGGATCTCCATCTGGTGCATGTCAGCACTCCGCACGAGGATGGCGTCCGGGTGGGTGAACTCGGAAGCCACCTCATAGAGGTCGCGCGGAAAGATCTCGAGCCCCTTGGGAGAGATCTTGTTGAGCGTCTGGATCTTGAACATCACCGCCTCCTTCCATACCGTCGTTCGAAGTCCTTCATGAAGGCCACCAGTGCCTCCACTCCTTCTTTGGGCATGGCATTGTAGATGCTCGCCCTCAGTCCTCCCACGCTCCTGTGCCCTTTGAGGTTCACCAGCCCTCGCTCCTCGGCCTCCTCGAGGAAGGTGGCGGTGAGCTCCTCGGTGGGGAGGAAGAAGGGGACGTTCATGAGCGAGCGGTAGGCAGGCTCCACCTTGGTGGTGAACAGATCGGACTCGTCGAGGAAGCGGTAGAGGAGCTCCGCCTTCTCAAGGTTCCGCTCGTACATGGCCTGGACACCCCCCTGGCGTTCCACCCACTCGAGCACGAGACCCACCATGTAGATGGCGTAGCACGGCGGGGTGTTGTAGAGGGACCGCTTCTCCACGTGGATGTCGTACCGGAGCATGGTGGGTGTGTGCGGGAGGTGTCCGCCCACCAGGTCCTTCCGGATGATCACCACGGTCACCCCGGCCGGCCCCAGGTTCTTCTGCGCCCCTGCGTAGTAGATCCCGAAGGACCGGATGTCCACCGGCTCGGAGAGGATGTGGGATGAGGCGTCGGCCACGAGGGGCGCATCCCCTGTCGCCGGCAGCGAGGTGTAACGGGTGCCGTAGATCGTGTTGTTGGTGGTGATGTGGAGATAGGAGAGCCCTTCGGGAAGGGGCGGGATCTCGGGGATAGTGGTGTAGCCCCTGTCGGCCGAGGAGGCGACCACCTCTACCTCGCCGAACAGCCCCGCCTCCTTGATCGCGCGGCTCGACCAGTGTCCTGTGTCCACGTACCCCCCCTTCCCCGTGCGCCCCATGAGGTTCATGGGCACCATGGCGAACTGGAGCGAGGCGCCGCCCTGCAGGAAGAGGACCGCGTAGTCGTCCGGGATGTCCAAGAGCCTGCGGAGCCGCTCCTCGGTCCCGCCTATGATCCGCTCGAAGGCCTTTGAGCGGTGTGACATCTCCATCACCGACATCCCCGCGTCGCGGTAGACGAGCATCTCGTCGGCTGCCTTCTTGAGCACCTCCTCGGGAAGGACCGAGGGGCCCGCAGAGAAGTTGTACACGCGTTCGAGTCTCATCGGAGTGCTCCTTTCGTGGGATGGTCGCCCGCCATAAGGAGGGCGGAGAGCACGCGCATCTCTGCGCGCAGCGATATGGCACGCACCCATACCCCTTCCTCCCGGGGGATGGGCCGTGAGGTGAAATTGACGATCCCGCGTATCCCGCCCGCCCTGAGGCGCTCCACCGAGGTGTCCACCGACTCGGGAGGCACGGCGAGGATACCCACCTCTATCCCTTCGCGGCGCACCACCTCGGGGATGCGGAAGGCGGGATAGAGCGGGATGGGGGTGGAGATGAGCTCGAGCCGGTTGGTGTTGCTGTCGAAGCCCGCGATAAGCTCGTACTCGGGAAGGGCCTGCTCGCTGTAGTGGAGGAGGGCGCTCCCGAGCCGGCCGAGGCCCACGATGCACGCCCTTCTGCGGGTCTGAAGACCAAAGGCCGTGGTGAGGAGGGAGAGGAGGGCCTCCACCGGATACCCGCGGGGACCCTCACCCAGGTTTCCCCCCGGCTGGGTGGCCTTGAGGAGTGTGCTTATGTCCTTGCGCACCAGGTGGGGAGGGTAGCCCAGCATACTGCCGAGGTCGCGCGAAGAGAGGTGTGTGGTTCCCCTCTCTCCCGCCTCTTCGAGAGCGCTGTAGAGGGATGCGAGCCGCTCGAGGGAGGGGAGGGGGATGTGGGGCGTCTTATCTGTGATTTTTTTCACAGAGAGGAGTGTAGCATGTGTCAGGACTTCTGTCAATGGATCGTGAGGGGCCTATGAAAATGTCATAGGGTTTTATGCGTTTTGCATGATCCTCGCACATCGAATGGGACCCTTGAAGCAGGATGTGCAAATCTGGTGTTAAATCAAACGAATAGAGATCCAGTTCCTTGAGAATGCTCTGAATAGGGGGGGTAAGATGGCACGCTTATTGAATTTATATGTTCAGGAAAACTACCGTGCGAGAGGAGTAGACATGCCTCGGTGTGAAGACCGAAGAAATATATCGCTTTCCCGGAAGGAGGGGGTTATGAAACACATATCTTTTGTAGGTATTGTGCTTGGAGCGCTCGCCGTCCTTGTGGTGAGCCTCACAGGGTGTGACGTGGGACTCGGTGAGCAGGTGGACGTGGCCCGTCCCAGAGTGGCCCTCACCAGCCACGAGTCGGGCGAGTACGTGAAAGGGGTGGTCATCCTCTCCGGTACGGCTACAGACGATAGCGGCGTTTCCCAAGTGCAGATATCGTTTGATAGAGGGAAGACATTTGAGCCCGTCGATTCGTTGAAGAAGAAAGGCGACGGCTATGAATGGACGTATGTGTGGGATACACAGCAGATCCCCGATGGGCGCTACTATGTAGTACTTAAAGTATTCGACGAGGCTGGCCATTCCTACGAGACCGAAGAGCTGGTATTCATCGTGGACAACCATGCTCCGGTCCTCCTCATCTCTTCCCCTGATAAGGCGGCTGATCCGGTTCAGAATCCTTTCAACCAGGAAGTGACGCTCAGTATCCATGCCGCCGACTATTCTCCTCTCGTGGCCTTCACAGTGGATGTGTGGAGGAGTTCTGATGGTACCTCATGGGAGCACCTTTCTGATTATCCAAAGAACTTCTCTCAGACAGCCTCTCCTTTTACCTATACCTTTATTCCAGAGTATCCTTCGGGAGAGGCACAGCAGTATTTCCGGTTTGTATTCACTGCCGAGGACAAGGCAGGAAACACGAACACCTTTTTCTTCCACTCAGATGACGTATTCAGTGTGGCGGGGAAGCACCTCACAGTAGAGCAGGTGAAGACGATCATAGAGGGTGGAACCGTCGAGGGAGTAACCAATGAGCAGTTGCTGCAGAAGGCGATCCAAACGTTTGTGGTGTACTTCGATGAGGATGGCGACAGGCCTCTTGTGAGGTTTCTTGAGACTGGATCAGAGCTCTATCAGTCAGGAAAGCTTACGATAGAGGTAGAAGATGATGATGCCATCGATCCGGCGTCACTCACACTTCGATGGTATAGCTCTACCGATCCTGATAATTTCCCTTCGACCGCAGACCTCACCCTCTCAGGATGGGACGTGATTTCCCAAGACCCACATGTGACCGTCCTCAAGGAAACCCCTACCTTGTACCAATTTGCATATAGCCTTTCTGATTTTGAGGTAGACAGGTTTTACAAAGCAGAGATCGAAGTGCACGATGCAGGTGGTGTCTCTCCCTCTCAGACACCTACGAAAGTCTTTAAGGTGATCGCCTCTGACAGCCAGCCGCCTGAGATTACCCAAATCAGTATCGATGGACTTAGTAACATTCCAGACTCAGGGATGTACTACATTACGGAAGGTGACTATACCATCTCGTTTGCCGCGAGCGATAATGCAGAGCTCTCCTCAGTGTGGATAAAGGAGAACTCTCAAGAGATCTACAGCCAAACGGTGAACCAGAGCACCTTTAATGCGTCTCTGGACCTCACAGGGAAGCCTGATGGGACCTACACCTATGAAATAGGAGCACAGGATGCCAGTGGAATCGTCACCACGAAGGTATGCCAAGTCGTGGTGGATACCACCCCTCCTGCCCTCGAATTCACCACTGTTGCTCCTGTCTCCAATCCTGTGCCTGCCTTTAACGGGGTGGTAGAGCTGTCGGCCCTTATTTCGGATGGCATCGCTGTAGAATTCCTCTACTACTACATTGGACCAGATAACACACCCCCTGGTTACACAGTAGAACGAGATATCTTTGGAAGAGCTACTGGCGTGACAGGACTTCCTCCTGCGTGGACACCATATACCGACAACAAGAATGCCTGGAATCTCGAGTACGATACCACTCAGCTTTCAGATGGGACGAACTATGTAGGACTCTTAGCAGTCGATAGGAACGGGAATGTAGCTGTAGACTTCTACACTATGAACGTAGACCAGAGTACCGATGAGCCGGTGATCACGATCTCAAGCCCCAGTGACGGTGGGTTTGCCGGCGCAGGACAGGTACTGAGCGGCACAGTGGCGGACGACGACAAGGTGGATGTGACGAGCATCCAGGTGCGGTACTCCACCGATGGAGGGACTACGTGGAGTTCATGGGTCTCGCCCGATTCGGTGACCGGTACTGGAAAAAATGTGAGCTTCACCTACATCCTTCCCGACCTCGGTGCCGATGGGTTGAAGCAGATCGAGGTGAGGGGGAGCGACGACCCTTCCGCCAAGCTTGGGAGCAACCCCACTGCAGTGACGGCCACTGAAGGACCTCTCAGCTTTACCTATGATACCACCAGCCCCGTGGTGAGTGTGAGCGAACCTACGGAAGGCGACACATTTGACAGTACTTTTGTTGCCTCAGGTTCGGTGACAGAAGCGCACCTGCAGATCGTTCGGGTGAAGATGGATACCGACTCTTGGCAGGAGCTCACGCCCACAGGGAGTGCGCCTGACTACTCATGGACGTACGATCTAGGGGCGAGCTTTGATGGCCTTTCTGAGGGAGCTCACTCCTTCACGGTAGAGGCGGTGGATGTGGTGGGTCAGACTTCCGCGGTCCAGGTCACGTTTTACAAGGATACCACAGGTCCGGCTGTCATCTTCACGAGCATCCAGGAGGGAGGGAATACTATCCTCACCTCCATGAACCCGGTAGTCGCAGGGAGCATCTCTGACGATTACTCGAACATCGCTTCTCAGATAGAGTACCGTATCGACGGAGCCGATCCTGATCCTTGGCAGCAGGCCGGTGTGACCGGGTCGGGTAAGACGGTCACCTTCAGCATCGATGTGAGCAGCCTCTCCGATGGTCAGCACGATATCGATATAAGGGCAACTGATGTCCTCGGTAACCAGACCGAGGTATTGGATGTACAGTTCAGGATAGATCGTGCCGCTCCCTCCCTCTCCATTACAGCTCCTCCAGAGGGAACGGTCTACGGCACGGTGAGCTCTGGTGAGGTCTTCACCCTCACCGGCACGGCCTCCGACGCCCTCCTCGATGCCGTGAGCGCCGATCTCGAGGGCACACCTCTGAGCAACGGTGGTTCCTCCACGGTCTGGTCGTTCGATGTCGACAAGACCCTCTTTGATGCTCTCTCGGAAGGTCCTCACACCATCCAGGTGACGGCCACGGATCTCGCCGGGAGGAGTACGCTCCTCACTTGGCAGTTCGTGAAAGACGCTCAGGCGCCTGTCATCTCGTTCAGCAACATCAACGAGGATGGGAGCACGGTGCTTCAGGACGCCTCGCCTGTGATAAACGGTGCTGTCTCTGACACGTATGGGGTGGGCTCCATCGAGACGAGGATAGAACGGTACGACTACTCCGCCTCGTCCTGGAGTCTCGTGGAGGACTGGACGAGTGCAGGTGATCCGGCCGGGGCCACGGTGTATGTGTGGAGCAAGGACCTCGGCCCCTCCGGGCTTAACCTTGGTGCAGGGCGGTATCGCATCTCGGTGAGGGCCACCGACATGGCCCAGAATACCGCGAACCAGGCCGAAAAGTCCGATATAGAGTTCGCTATAGACCAGCAGGCTCCTCAGCTCAGCATAGATGCGCTTGACATGTATCAGAACGGCGACTTCCTCCTCACGGGGACGGCTTCCGACGATGGGGCCGTGGCGAGTGTGAAGATAAAAGTGGACGATACCGACTTCTCCACCGGTGCTGTGGATGCCACCTATGACAACGGCACGGGTACGTGGCAGGTTACGGTCCCCACTACCGGCCTCTCCTCCGGGGATCACACCGTGTACGTGCAGGTGGAGGACAGTGCAGGCAAGACAGTGATGCTCAACAAGCCCTTTGTGTTCGACAGCGATCCGCCTGCGGTCACCATTCTTGAGCCTGCCTCTCAGACCAGGGTGAACGGCGAGGTGACGATACGGGGCACGGCCTCGGACAACGTGGCGGTCTCCACGGTGGAGTACCGATTCGGCAAGAACGCCACCACCTGGCAGACGAGCGGGCTCTCGGGGCTCTACAGCTGGAGCTACACCTTCGCTCAGATCGAGTCCTATGCCAATGATACCTATGCTACAGAGATCGATCCTGCCACAGGGAATCCCCAGAGCGGTACCAATGTGTGGGCCCTCCCCTTCCAGGTGAGGGTCACCGACGTGGCGGGGAATGCCTATGAGGAGCTCTCCTACGAGCTCTGGATCGATCCTGACATGGACACCCCTCTGGTCTACATCACGAGCCACAGCAACAACCAGACCGTGGGCGGCACGGTGCGGCTTGCAGGGTATGCTACCGACGACGACTGGGTCTACGATGTGGAGTATCGTGTGGATCCCACGGGCACGGGCTCTGGCTTTGGCTCATGGACCAGTGCGAACAGGATAGGGGCGGGCACCCAGGTGAACTGGTATGTGAACCTCAATGAGGACGGGTCCCTCAATCCTCCTCCGGGCGAGATAAACGAGGTCCTGGTAGAGGTGAGGGCTGTAGACAGCAAAGACAACGGGCTTAGTCGCGGTATAGAAGGAGATGTGGCGAGCATTCGCCTCAGATTCGACAGCAACGTGCCGGTGATTGAGGATGTGGAGGTGCTCAAGGCCGATAGCACGAGGGTGCCGTACACCGCAGGCGAGCGTGTGGCGGGGACCTTCACCGTGGAGGCGGTGATGAGGGACGAGGGCGGTCTCTCCAAGATCGAGTGGAGGGGTGAGGGGACTACGCTCTTCACCGATGTGCTCTCGGATCCCACGGTGGTGACCACCCCGCCCGAGGTGGGCGCCTCCGAGATACGGGCCGGGGTGAAGTACCTCATCACCTCGGTGGGTACCACTGATTTCACGGCCATAGGGGCGAGCTCCAACGAGGTGGGGATCACCTTCACCGCCACAGGATCTGGAACCGGTACCGGCACGGCCTACATGGCCGTCACCCCGCCCCTCGTGCCTGCAACCGAGCTGGTGGCCGGTGAAGCCTACGCCATCTTCGATCCCGGCACCACCGACTGGACCGCAGCGGGTGCGCCCGACAACAGCATAGGCACACCGTTCGTTGCAACCGGTGCGGGTACAGGCGACGGCATCGCCTTCCGGATTGTGGCAGCTACGGAGCTCGCGGTAGGCGAGATCTACCGGATCTATGAGCCCGGTGCCACCGACTGGACGGCAGTAGGGGCACCCGACAACAACGCAGGCACCACCTTTACGGCCACAGGTGCTGGTAGTGGTGATGGCTTTGCCATAGAGCCGGAGAAGCTTAGCTTCGTGTATCGCTTCCACCTCCAGCTTGACTCTACCACCCTCAATAGCGGGGCCTACGACGCTACGAGCGGGTTCTACCAGCTCGACCTCAGGGTGACCGACAACGCCTCGCCCACGCCCTACATGAGCCAGCAGAGCCTCAACCTCCAGATCGACAACTACTATCCTGCGGGTGAGTACCTGGCCTCTCCCAATGCTGCCACCGCCGAGTACTACATCCAGGGGAGGGCCTGGGACAGCGGTACCGGGTCGGGACCCATCCAAGGGATTGGGGCAGTGGTCCTCTACTTCGAACGAGACGGCTCCTTCATCGACCTCGCAGGGGGGGCTGGTTCCTGGACAACCCGCTACGTGAAGGATGAGTCCGCAGGAGGGACGTACCAGGACGTGACCTTCCCGGCCGATACGGCGAGCGGTATCTGGGTGGATACGAACGAGATCGGTGTGGACATAGACGGTGACGGCTACGTGGAAGGATTCTCCACGGATGGCATCTACAAGAACTGGTATGCGATCTACGATACCACGGTGCTCGCTGATGGGCCTGTCACCCTCCACTACGTGGTCATCGATGGGGCAGGCAACGCCACGCACTACACCCAGGACCTCTACATCCAGAACAACATCCCGCAGATAGACGGTGTAGTGATAGGGACCGACCTCGACAACAGTGGCACCATCGATCCCAGCGAGACCAAGCTCTACAACACCAACTACGAGACCACCGGGTTCACGGTGCGCAACAACTACCTCCAGTTCCAGATCAACGCCTCCTCCGGTAACGGGCAGCTCCACTACCGCGTGGGCTACGTCACCGGGACGACGAGCGTGCCGGCCTCGAGCCTCGTGAGGGGTGGTGTGTACACCATAGAGACCGTAGGGGATACCGACTGGACCAAGCTCGGGGCCCCTGCGAACCAGGCGGGTATCACCTTTGTGGCTACAGGTCCGGGCACAGGCTCAGGTACGGCCATCTCCTACACCACCACCGAGCTCAACGCCACCCTCACCAGCAACGTGGTGGACGTCACTGACTTCACGAGCATCCCGGACTCGAGCGCTCCCAACGACCGGCAGTTCATCATCAAGGTGTACGACTCTACCGTACCGGCAGGTGGAGAGGACGAGCAGCTCGCAAGCGCCGTGCTCGTAGGCCTCACGGTGGACAACACCGATGAAGCGGCCCCGGAGATCGCGGTGGCAGATATGGGTCAGACCTACACCATCGCCGAGGCCTATGCCGACAGGGTGCTCCAGGCTGTGGACGCCTACGAAGACAACATCGTCACCTCGGCCGACGGTACGCGCCACGGCTACGTGCAGTACGCCGCTGCGAGCAGCGATACCGATGCGGATGTGAGCGGTAAGGTGATCTTCATGGGCAAGGCCTACGACAACCAGAACATGAACCGCATCCGGGTCCAGATCACAGGATATGATGGCGGAAACGGTGTGGGACAACCCTTTGACATCGCAGTAGCCTCCGGTGGCACCCTCGTCTCGGCCAACGGTGCGACCATTGCCGACGTGGAAGCGGGGACCGCTGCCTGGGCCTTTGAGATTGCCCCGGGGAGCGAGTCCCTCACCGTGGACAACGGACACGTGATCAACTGGAGGTTCGCATGGAACACCGCGACCGTGCAGAACGTGGCACAGGATGACGTGACGCTCACCTTCAACGTAGAGGATAGCGCGGGGAATACAGGCACGGCTGTGAGCTACACGGTGGATGTACGACCCTACATCACCGATGTGCAGCGCGATCCCGCCAACTTCAACACCTATCGATCAAGGTACGGGTGGTACTCCCTGCGGAGAGGCGAGACCGTGGTGGTGAGAGGATTCAACCTCTACAACTCCACTGCCGATACCGTGAGCTTTGGCGGTGCGAGCGTGAACCTCCCCTCGAGTGCCACCACCACCTCCTTCTCGGTGACCGTGCCCACGAGCGCCGTCTCCGGTGCCATCACCCTTACGGTGAACGGGCTTGAGGCCCTCAACAACATCAACGACAACACCGAGCCCTACAACCAGGAGTACGATCCTGCGGACCCGCGCTCGGCCCTTTGGACCGACGACCGCTATGCTCACATCTGGCAGTCCAACGATACCACGGGGACTTTCGATAGTGGTTACTTCCCGGAGAGCGATACCCCGGTGCATCCTGCCATGACCATAGATCCTTCAACAGGAACTCTGTATGCAAGTTGGTCTCACTATGCCTCTTGCCGGGTCTACCGAGCGGCGATAGATGATGGAGCGCGAACCACCGTATTCCGTATCTACGACCCTTCTGAGCACACCGACATCGACTACGGTGTACGACCGGTCATCGCCTACAATGCGAACTACTATGACGGCGCCTCTACCTACGGTGGACTCTACGTCTGGGATCCTCAGGCTCCGTATCAGTTCACTTCTGGAGGAGTAAATGATTACTTCTATGAAGGAGAGAACATGGGGCACGACCACTACCTCATGCAGTTCATCAATGAGCGAGTGGTGACGGTTGGGGATAACATCCACGTCAGCTACTACGATACGGAGACCAAGGCCCTCAAGTACATGTACATCCAGAGCGGCGACACAAGCACCGCAGAGCACTCCTGGGTCAATCTCGACGGAGGATCCGATGGTGATGATACCCAAGTGGTCTCCACCGGTCGGGTCTCTGCTGCAGGTGAGTTCAGCGCCATCGACGTGACGCCGGCAGGGTATCCGGTGATCGCCTACTACGACATATCCCGCCAGACCGTGCGGATCGCCAGGGCCACGAGCACCACGCCCACCACTGCGGCCGACTGGGTGCTCCAGGACGTCATCGGCACCTCCGATCCCAACTACCGCTATTCCGGGAAGTACATCTCCATGCGGATCGACAGTCAGGGCTATGTGCACCTCGCCTTCTTCAGGGTGAGCACAGGCGACCTCATCTACATGAAGTCCACCAACAACCCGCAGGACGGGACCACGGCCTACACCTTCGGTCCTACCGTGGTGGTCGACAGCGAGGGCTCGGTGGGGATCTGGGCCGACATCTCCCTCACGGACGACGACAGGCCGGTGATCACCTACCTCGACTTCTCCCTGGTGAACACCTTCGATGGGCTCAAGATGGCCTTCTACGATCCTGCACTCGAACGAGAGAGCGGGGATGTGGCAGGTGAGCCGGATACCTCTGACGGGTGGGAGACCATGTACGCAGCCCTCGGGTACGACATCGACAACAAGCGGCTGAGCATGGAGTACGACACGAACGACCACAACGCCTGGTGGGCTGCGATAGGGTATGCCTCGAGTGACTACTACCGGGTGGCCTACTACGTAAAGTAAAGGCCTTTCGAGACAGAGAGAAGGGGGCTGCCTTCCGGCAGCCCCCTTTCCTTGTTTTTCATCACGTATCCGGATGGGGGCAGCCCTAGTGTAGTCCCTCCACCACCAGCCGGGTGGCCGCATCCCAGGCCGCCTTCGCTCGCCACGCGAGCGGGTTGGGCGCCTCCGCCCCCCTAAGAGCCGGCACGAGCCCCGTCCGCCGCGCGAGCCCCTCCTGCACCCGCCCCTCCCGCACCCATGCGAGCCCCGCCTCCACCGCCCTCCTGTTCCTCACCCCCACCGGCACCGCGCACAGCACCCTCACCGGCAGGTCGTACTCCGCCGCCTCTGACGGATCGGGGAACCGGTCGGCCTCCAGCAGCCCCACCTTCCCCGGCCCCAGCCTCACCGCCTCCGAGAGCGGCCCGTACACCCACAGCCCCTCCCCTTCGAAGAACCGCGCCCACACATCCTCCCACACCGCCGTCTCCGACCCCCTCGCCCACACCCCCTCATCCAGCCACACCCTCACCCCCTCCTCCGCCCCCACGCCGAACCGCGCCGCCTGCACCCCTGCCCCCCACCGCCCCCGCGGCGTCCCCCCCGCCACCAGCACCCGGCCCCGGCCAGAGGCAAGCTCCCCGCGCGTCAGCCGCTCCTGCCGCACCCGCCTGAAGACCATCCACACATCCACCACCAGCGGCACGCTCCCCTCCGGCACTTTCCCCTCCCCCAGCAGACGCCCCCACCCTTCGGGGAACAGGCGGCTTGTCCCCTCGAGGTCGAATCCGTGCGCCTCTCCCTCCGGGATCTCCCATGCGATGAGGATCCCCGGCGCCCTGCACGCCTCGTAGCTTCCCGGGAACCGCTCCACCCTCCTCCACGGCGCCCCCTCCTCTTCCTCGAGGAAGCCTTGCCACAGCTCCTCGGTCTCCGGGGTCACGTACCACCGTGGGGCATAGTAGCCCCCGTACCACCACATCCCCAGGACCACCAGCACCACGACCAGCCCTCCCGCCACCCCCAGCCACCACGGTACTCCTCTTCTCGTGTGAGAATCCTTACCCCGTGGACCCTTTCTCCTCCGCGAACCCCGCTTGTTCATGGATCCTCCTTATGACTTCTCTTCCTGTATGCCTCGTCCGAGGATCTTTCTTCCTATTGTAGTCTCTCCGTACGAAAAAGGCGAGCTCCCGGGGGAGCCCGCCTGTCGCATCCTTCGGCGCGCCGCTCTAGAACATCACCACATGCGTCCCGAAGGTGAGCTTGGGCACGATCTTCGGATCCACGTCCGAGGGGATGAACCAGAGCTCCGGCTCCACGTAGAGGCTGTAGGTGTGGAAGGCCGGGAAGCGCTTCACCTCCACGATCGGGAACTCCAGCTGGGCGAGGATGGCGCTCAAGACCACGGAGGAGATCGTCCTGGTCTCCTGGGCCTCCTCCACCTC from Spirochaeta thermophila DSM 6192 includes these protein-coding regions:
- a CDS encoding Ig-like domain-containing protein, translating into MNVDQSTDEPVITISSPSDGGFAGAGQVLSGTVADDDKVDVTSIQVRYSTDGGTTWSSWVSPDSVTGTGKNVSFTYILPDLGADGLKQIEVRGSDDPSAKLGSNPTAVTATEGPLSFTYDTTSPVVSVSEPTEGDTFDSTFVASGSVTEAHLQIVRVKMDTDSWQELTPTGSAPDYSWTYDLGASFDGLSEGAHSFTVEAVDVVGQTSAVQVTFYKDTTGPAVIFTSIQEGGNTILTSMNPVVAGSISDDYSNIASQIEYRIDGADPDPWQQAGVTGSGKTVTFSIDVSSLSDGQHDIDIRATDVLGNQTEVLDVQFRIDRAAPSLSITAPPEGTVYGTVSSGEVFTLTGTASDALLDAVSADLEGTPLSNGGSSTVWSFDVDKTLFDALSEGPHTIQVTATDLAGRSTLLTWQFVKDAQAPVISFSNINEDGSTVLQDASPVINGAVSDTYGVGSIETRIERYDYSASSWSLVEDWTSAGDPAGATVYVWSKDLGPSGLNLGAGRYRISVRATDMAQNTANQAEKSDIEFAIDQQAPQLSIDALDMYQNGDFLLTGTASDDGAVASVKIKVDDTDFSTGAVDATYDNGTGTWQVTVPTTGLSSGDHTVYVQVEDSAGKTVMLNKPFVFDSDPPAVTILEPASQTRVNGEVTIRGTASDNVAVSTVEYRFGKNATTWQTSGLSGLYSWSYTFAQIESYANDTYATEIDPATGNPQSGTNVWALPFQVRVTDVAGNAYEELSYELWIDPDMDTPLVYITSHSNNQTVGGTVRLAGYATDDDWVYDVEYRVDPTGTGSGFGSWTSANRIGAGTQVNWYVNLNEDGSLNPPPGEINEVLVEVRAVDSKDNGLSRGIEGDVASIRLRFDSNVPVIEDVEVLKADSTRVPYTAGERVAGTFTVEAVMRDEGGLSKIEWRGEGTTLFTDVLSDPTVVTTPPEVGASEIRAGVKYLITSVGTTDFTAIGASSNEVGITFTATGSGTGTGTAYMAVTPPLVPATELVAGEAYAIFDPGTTDWTAAGAPDNSIGTPFVATGAGTGDGIAFRIVAATELAVGEIYRIYEPGATDWTAVGAPDNNAGTTFTATGAGSGDGFAIEPEKLSFVYRFHLQLDSTTLNSGAYDATSGFYQLDLRVTDNASPTPYMSQQSLNLQIDNYYPAGEYLASPNAATAEYYIQGRAWDSGTGSGPIQGIGAVVLYFERDGSFIDLAGGAGSWTTRYVKDESAGGTYQDVTFPADTASGIWVDTNEIGVDIDGDGYVEGFSTDGIYKNWYAIYDTTVLADGPVTLHYVVIDGAGNATHYTQDLYIQNNIPQIDGVVIGTDLDNSGTIDPSETKLYNTNYETTGFTVRNNYLQFQINASSGNGQLHYRVGYVTGTTSVPASSLVRGGVYTIETVGDTDWTKLGAPANQAGITFVATGPGTGSGTAISYTTTELNATLTSNVVDVTDFTSIPDSSAPNDRQFIIKVYDSTVPAGGEDEQLASAVLVGLTVDNTDEAAPEIAVADMGQTYTIAEAYADRVLQAVDAYEDNIVTSADGTRHGYVQYAAASSDTDADVSGKVIFMGKAYDNQNMNRIRVQITGYDGGNGVGQPFDIAVASGGTLVSANGATIADVEAGTAAWAFEIAPGSESLTVDNGHVINWRFAWNTATVQNVAQDDVTLTFNVEDSAGNTGTAVSYTVDVRPYITDVQRDPANFNTYRSRYGWYSLRRGETVVVRGFNLYNSTADTVSFGGASVNLPSSATTTSFSVTVPTSAVSGAITLTVNGLEALNNINDNTEPYNQEYDPADPRSALWTDDRYAHIWQSNDTTGTFDSGYFPESDTPVHPAMTIDPSTGTLYASWSHYASCRVYRAAIDDGARTTVFRIYDPSEHTDIDYGVRPVIAYNANYYDGASTYGGLYVWDPQAPYQFTSGGVNDYFYEGENMGHDHYLMQFINERVVTVGDNIHVSYYDTETKALKYMYIQSGDTSTAEHSWVNLDGGSDGDDTQVVSTGRVSAAGEFSAIDVTPAGYPVIAYYDISRQTVRIARATSTTPTTAADWVLQDVIGTSDPNYRYSGKYISMRIDSQGYVHLAFFRVSTGDLIYMKSTNNPQDGTTAYTFGPTVVVDSEGSVGIWADISLTDDDRPVITYLDFSLVNTFDGLKMAFYDPALERESGDVAGEPDTSDGWETMYAALGYDIDNKRLSMEYDTNDHNAWWAAIGYASSDYYRVAYYVK
- a CDS encoding winged-helix domain-containing protein; this translates as MKKITDKTPHIPLPSLERLASLYSALEEAGERGTTHLSSRDLGSMLGYPPHLVRKDISTLLKATQPGGNLGEGPRGYPVEALLSLLTTAFGLQTRRRACIVGLGRLGSALLHYSEQALPEYELIAGFDSNTNRLELISTPIPLYPAFRIPEVVRREGIEVGILAVPPESVDTSVERLRAGGIRGIVNFTSRPIPREEGVWVRAISLRAEMRVLSALLMAGDHPTKGALR
- the serC gene encoding 3-phosphoserine/phosphohydroxythreonine transaminase, with the translated sequence MRLERVYNFSAGPSVLPEEVLKKAADEMLVYRDAGMSVMEMSHRSKAFERIIGGTEERLRRLLDIPDDYAVLFLQGGASLQFAMVPMNLMGRTGKGGYVDTGHWSSRAIKEAGLFGEVEVVASSADRGYTTIPEIPPLPEGLSYLHITTNNTIYGTRYTSLPATGDAPLVADASSHILSEPVDIRSFGIYYAGAQKNLGPAGVTVVIIRKDLVGGHLPHTPTMLRYDIHVEKRSLYNTPPCYAIYMVGLVLEWVERQGGVQAMYERNLEKAELLYRFLDESDLFTTKVEPAYRSLMNVPFFLPTEELTATFLEEAEERGLVNLKGHRSVGGLRASIYNAMPKEGVEALVAFMKDFERRYGRRR